Genomic segment of Oncorhynchus keta strain PuntledgeMale-10-30-2019 unplaced genomic scaffold, Oket_V2 Un_contig_1869_pilon_pilon, whole genome shotgun sequence:
gagtataaatcaatgttattgtctgaggcttCCAGAGGAGGATCAATCCCCCCCACACCGTACCAGAGGAGGATCAATCCCCCCACACCGTACCAGAGGATCAATCCCCCCACACCGTACCAGAGAAGGTTCAATCCCCCCACACTGTACCAGAGGAGGTTCAATCCCCCCACACCGTACCAGAGGAGGTTCAATCCCCCCACACCGTACCAGAGGAGGATCAATCCCCCACAGTACCAGAGGAGGTTCAATCCCCCCACCGTACCAGAGGATCAATCCCCCCAACCGTACCAGAGGAGGATCAATCCCCTTAACCGTACCAGAGGATCAATTGACCAGAGGATCACCGTACCAGAGGAGGATCAATCCCCCCCACCGTACCAGAGGAGGATCAATCCCCCCACACCGTACCAGAGGAGGTTCAATCCCCCCACACCGTACCAGAGGAGGTTCAATCCCCCCACACCGTACCAGAGGATCAATCCCCCCACACCGTACCAGAGGAGGTTCAATCCCCCCACACCGTACCAGAGGAGGTTCAATCCCCCCACACCGTACCAGAGGAGGATCAATCCCCCCACACCGTACCAGAGGAGGTTCAATCCCCCCACACCGTACCAGAGGAGGTTCAATCCCCCCACACTGTACCAGAGGTTCAATCCCCCCACACCGTACCAGAGGAGGTTCAATCCCCCACACCGTACCAGAGGAGGTTCAATCCCCCACACCGTACCAGAGGAGGTTCAATCCCCCACACCGTACCAGAGGATCAATCACCCCACACCGTACCAGAGGAGGTTCAATTTCCCCACACCGTACCAGAGGAGGTTCAATCCCCCCACACTGTACCAGAGGAGGTTCAATCCCCCCACACCGTACCAGAGGAGGTTCAATCCCCCAACGTACCAGAGGAGGTTCAACTGACACCGTACCAGAGGAGGTTCAATCCCCCACACCGTACCAGAGGAGGTTCAATACCCCCACACCGTACCAGAGGAGGTTCAATCCCCCCACACCGTACCAGAGGAGGTTCAATCCCCCACACCGTACCAGAGGAGGTTCAATCCCCCCACACCGTACCAGAGGAGGTTCAATCCCCCCCACACCGTACCAGAGGAGGTTCAATCCCCCACACCGTACCAGAGGAGGTTCAATCCCCCCACACCGTACCAGAGGATCAATCCCCCCACACCGTACCAGAGGAGGTTCAATCCCCCCACACCGTACCAGAGGAGGTTCAATCCCCCCACACCGTACCAGAGGAGGTTCAATCCCCCCACACTGTACCAGAGGAGGTTCAATCCCCCCACACCGTACCAGAGGAGGTTCAATCCCCCCACACCGTACCAGAGGAGGATCAATCCCCCACACCGTACCAGAGGATCAAACACCGTACCAGAGGATCAATCCCCCCACACCGTACCAGAGGATCAATCCCCCCACACCCTACCAGAGGAGGTTCAATCCCCCACACCGTACCAGAGGATCAATCCCCCCACACCGTACCAGAGGAGGTTCAATCCCCCCACACCGTACCAGAGGAGGTTCAATCCCCCCACACCGTACCAGAGGAGGTTCAATACCCCccatttggttttaatccagagaggttagaaaaagtatctagatcttctatgaggccgtggagggattctaattgcGGATtcaaaagaaaacatgaatcatcagtgtacaatgacacctttgtttttagtCCCTGGgtttctaatcccttaatattattgttggatctgattttaacagctgacatttcgatggcaataataaatagatatgctgatagtggacaaccttgttttactcctcttgacagtttaaaactttgagaagtagccattatttgttattttacacctactatacataactttaaaccattgtataagagattctccaaaattgaaattttccaggcatttatatataaactccagtcgtactttatcaaaagccttttcaaagtcaactctgaaTATCAAAGTTATGAAAACCAGACCTGGTTTCCCCgatatttcatagtattctattgtttccagtacttgtcttatattatctccaatgtatcgtgtCTGTACGTATGTGTCTAATTAGGATGAAtaaggatgaataatatctgacaaaacctttttttaaatttatgCGTCAAGCATTTTAGCATCACAACACTGTAAGAGTCCTCCAATTTTTTTAAACGGACTagagtttacaattggctcattcatccccctactttcccctgtaactattgcccaggtcgttgctgtaaatgagaacgcgttctcagtcaacttacctggtaaaataacggataaataaataaatggatcTTTATATATACACCACTTGGATCccgtttcagtaataatgaaatcagaccttgtCGAGTGTCCAATAATCTACCATTCATAtataaaacatgctaataacggACCTCCTCAGTATATCAAAAAAGTTTGGtttacctccactggtatgtcatccagccctggagttttcccagaaTTAAAGGCTTTAATCGCATCAAGAagttcctctgtaatttggccttcacatgagtctttctgtacagatgttaatttCACGTTATTAATAGTaaaaaaatccatacaattagcttcggtcagtggagatggaggagactgaaacgaaaacatatgcttaaagtactttacttcctcgTTCAAAATATTGTTTGGTAATTACATCATTTTAGTTTCAGTAACttatttttggtagcatttctatgttcatattccatccagttcgctttattttttataatatatttaCACTGGATCTTTCTTCAATAAGGTCCTCCGTTTCTTTGACCTGGCACTGTTTCCCAATGCTaacgttttagcatttgtggcacacaTCTCATTCGAGTCATGGTACCGATGTTAGCATTACGGTATGTACCAATCATCTAGCAGAAGAGAAGAGGCAAAACGAGAGGGTTTACTTCGCCCCGAAATCTCTCAATAAGTGTCGGATTGTCAGCAAAAAAAGTGAACTGCTAATTTCCTACGTGAGGTTTATATGCAGACTAGAGCCATCGCCCGCATGTTGATTTGGTACATCCACACCAGACGCAAATCTGGACTCGTAGGTTGAAATACCAacacaaactctgaaccaacctACACAGTAATGGACATTTGGCGAGCTAGCTaactgttgctagctaatttgtcctgggatataaactttgggttgttattttacctgaaatgcacaaggtcctatTTTTCTGGATCTTTCTAGAATTTTGACCCATTTTGAGTCACACTACATCGTGTGTTCTCTACTcggacaattaatccacagataaaaggggaaCCCGAGTTGGTTTATAGTAATCAttatcttcttcttctgtggactttatatggcggttggtaaccaactttaaggtgcatttaccaccaccaactggacttcagttcatctttcaatcatgggtatatatgctcctaaaaaccaatgagtagATGGGAGTGGCGGGACTTGCAGCACGTCATCTAAACTACTCGCGCACATCAATGAGCTTCTGTTTGGCTACTTGGCTCTATTTCCAAACTGCCAACGCGCATCTGCATCGGTCTAGTCAGCATGTGAGGTTGTTACAAATGCACTGTTAGAAATGGACGGGGTGGCAACTGTGAAAAAAATGGGGAAAAAAACTTTATATGggagttgtgcctgttgtttacacgcgtatctgccctctcattggctagaatggtcccactcaattatcttgtcaatataatataacatcTTTGCTGTAAAgtgactttgttgagcttcacaatCCATTTGAGATACTTTCAGATGATTTGGACACGATGCCGGAAAATGCTAACAAcgtgaatgggatttgtgccaaaAAAATGCTAACAAcgtgaatgggatttgtgccaaaAAAATGCTAACAAcgtgaatgggatttgtgccaaaAAAATGCTAATAAcgtgaatgggatttgtgccaaaAAAATGCTAACAAcgtgaatgggatttgtgccaaaAAATGCTAatgaaacaaaaaatgtgaatgggatttgtgccaaaAAAAATGCTAAAACAGTGTCAGGAAATAAAACCAAATCATGGATTGCCGTCATACCTTTTTCCattagactgcttacagggtaaagCAAATCAATTGTGTGATTTTGTAATTTGTAATTTGGGTGACTCCTTTTTAGAAAATCAGCTGAGTTATTGAAGGCCCATCTCTTCTCCCACCATGATATCGATCCAACGCTGAAACATCAATGACGTCACACTAACAAATGGTACAGGTTTTCTCCAATGACATCACACTAACAAATGGTACAGGTTTTCTCCAATGTCTGAACACTAACAAATGGCCCCCAACTCGTACAGGTTTTCTCCAATGACATCACACTAACAAATGGCCCCCAACTCGTACAGGTTTTCTCCTCACAGAAAGGATGGAAATAATCAAACAAAAACACAGGAAAACCACGAGCAGAATAAATTATaaaactgctctctctctgccccccccccgccctctctctgccccccccctcgctgcctctctcttctAAACAAATAAATATTTTTACCATCCaacttctctcgctctccctgtgcccctctctctctctccctgtgcccctctctctctctctctgtgccccctctctctctctctctctctctctctctctccctgtgcccctctctctctctctctctttctgtgccctctctctctctctctctccctgtgcccctctctctctctctctctccctgtgcccctctctctctcgctctctccctgtgcccctctctctctcgctctctccctgtgcccctctctctcgcgctctccctgtgcccctctctctctcgctcttcctgtgcctctctctctctcgctcttcctgtgcccctctctcttgctctccctcgctctccctgtgcccctctctctcgctctccctcgctctccctgtgcctctctcgctctctctccctcgctcccactctccctgtgcctccctcgctctctctccctcgctccccctctccctcgctctctctccctcgctccccctctccctcgctctctctccctcgctctcctaaACACAGTTTTAACCATCCAACTTTTTAAAGGCTTTTTGCAGAAGGGATAAAGGATCCAGAAAAACAGATGCTCTTCCTGGTGAACCTTGTAGACACATTTGTGGGATGAGAAGTCTCTTTAATAGCTCTGCTTTAGCTTTAAGCTAAATTCAGTTCTCTTTAATAGCTCTGCTTTAGCTTTAAGCTACATTCTGTTCTCTTTAATAACTCTGCTTTAGCTTTAAGCTAAATTCTGTTCTCTTTAATAACTCTGCTTTAGCTTTAAGCTAAATTCAGTTCTCTTTAATAACTCTGCTTTAAGCTAAATTCTGTTCTCTTTAATAACTCTGCTTTAGCTTTAAGCTAAATTCAGTTCGCATTTACAACCTTCTAAATAGAACAGTTTAATTTCATGAGTGCGGCGTCTTTTAAGTTTCTTTAAATATAACTACGGCTTCCTAAATATAGGGCTGTCACGAACCTCGCCGAAGatgggtgcctcttcctgttcgggcggtgctcggcggccTATTAGCTGtcatcgattccctttccgtttgtttttgggttattgggtaattgggtacacctgttttgtgttagggtttgtttgtaggttatttaagggcactaggcctgCTGGGTATTGGTGCGGGCTTCTGTTACGAtcaactaggagtggtgggtggaatcaggcgcagagaacAGAGTTCAGTCTTTCTTTCAAATGTATTCCCCAGCGCAACAAAACAGTCACGTCAACACACCGGGCGTATATAAGTTGCCAGtccaaacaacaggacaaaatagtccggagaataaaTACACGAATaactcacaccatcaaacacagagtaacacaaacaagccgcacaaatacccagcaggcctagtgcccttaaataccctacaaacaaaccctaacacaaaacaggtgtacccaattacccaataaccccaaaaacaaacggaaagggaatcgaaTGGCAGCTAACAggccgccgagcaccgcccgaacaggaagaggcacccatCTTCGGCGAGGTTCGTGACAATCTCCGGTGGATGGGTGGATTGAAAACGGCAAGTATTCTTCAATAACAGACCGGGCA
This window contains:
- the LOC118379905 gene encoding uncharacterized protein LOC118379905; its protein translation is MLLSEASRGGSIPPTPYQRRINPPTPYQRINPPTPYQRRFNPPTLYQRRFNPPTPYQRRFNPPTPYQRRINPPQYQRRFNPPTVPEDQSPQPYQRRINPLNRTRGSIDQRITVPEEDQSPPPYQRRINPPTPYQRRFNPPTPYQRRFNPPTPYQRINPPTPYQRRFNPPTPYQRRFNPPTPYQRRINPPTPYQRRFNPPTPYQRRFNPPTLYQRFNPPTPYQRRFNPPHRTRGGSIPHTVPEEVQSPTPYQRINHPTPYQRRFNFPTPYQRRFNPPTLGGSIPHTVPEEVQYPHTVPEEVQSPHTVPEEVQSPTPYQRRFNPPTPYQRRFNPPHTVPEEVQSPTPYQRRFNPPTPYQRINPPTPYQRRFNPPTPYQRRFNPPTPYQRRFNPPTLYQRRFNPPTPYQRRFNPPTPYQRRINPPHRTRGSNTVPEDQSPHTVPEDQSPHTLPEEVQSPTPYQRINPPTPYQRRFNPPTPYQRRFNPPTPYQRRFNTPHLVLIQRG